One genomic region from Jiangella sp. DSM 45060 encodes:
- a CDS encoding SpoIIE family protein phosphatase, with translation MRPADAQRLLGALAGVDAPVGFAVFDDEHRYLAINAALAERSGKGIADHLGRTPADVLPPELAAHTDEMIERVLRTGESVEAEEPAVSGRTDTYHLHSSWYLVDEGRGREVAMFVVDDTSHQRAISSLRRSRARNARLLEVSDVLSRAVTVREVADGAAALGRRNVQALRTAVTLIGGNGRPYPVTTGLGEGDVVPVWPHQAVTPTDEVLRSGWPMFLGSRDRARAAAPGDPVFGEFLDHTDERAWAVLPLAGEEGCVGAVRFSFATEQEFDSDQCRFLRAVAQQCSLAFARARLFERERTAAASLSQGLLPRRLPTVAGVDLAARSRTDVGEHSVGGDWYDALVMPDGELALVVGDVMGHGVTAASAMGQMRAALRALALTDPDPAAVLGGLDRLVERDDAVEMVTVVYALVDPVHGTVRVGDAGHLPLIRIPEVGAVELVDAGAGTTPIGVTEPRSTQSVRLWPGDVLIAFTDGLIESRLRSLEEGFAQLLRCLEEQRGAPLEELLDAVVRRMQIDGAADDQTILALRWAGR, from the coding sequence ATGCGACCGGCTGACGCCCAGCGCCTGCTCGGAGCGCTGGCCGGGGTCGACGCACCCGTGGGGTTCGCGGTCTTCGACGACGAGCACCGCTACCTCGCCATCAACGCCGCCCTCGCGGAACGCTCCGGCAAGGGCATCGCCGACCACCTCGGGCGGACGCCGGCCGACGTGCTGCCGCCGGAGCTGGCCGCGCACACCGACGAGATGATCGAGCGGGTCCTGCGCACCGGCGAGTCCGTCGAGGCCGAGGAGCCCGCGGTCTCCGGGCGCACCGACACCTACCACCTGCACTCGTCCTGGTACCTGGTCGACGAGGGCCGCGGCCGCGAGGTCGCCATGTTCGTCGTCGACGACACCTCGCACCAGCGCGCCATCTCGTCGCTGCGCCGCAGCCGGGCCCGCAACGCGCGGCTGCTGGAGGTGTCCGACGTGCTGTCGCGGGCGGTCACGGTCCGCGAGGTCGCCGACGGCGCCGCCGCCCTCGGCCGGCGCAACGTGCAGGCGCTGCGCACCGCCGTCACGCTGATCGGCGGCAACGGCCGCCCGTACCCCGTCACCACCGGGCTCGGCGAGGGCGACGTCGTTCCCGTCTGGCCGCACCAGGCCGTCACGCCCACCGACGAGGTGCTGCGCAGCGGCTGGCCGATGTTCCTCGGCAGCCGCGACCGCGCCCGCGCTGCCGCGCCCGGCGACCCCGTCTTCGGCGAGTTCCTCGACCACACCGACGAACGAGCCTGGGCGGTGCTGCCGCTGGCCGGCGAGGAGGGCTGCGTCGGCGCCGTCCGGTTCTCCTTCGCCACCGAGCAGGAGTTCGACTCCGACCAGTGCCGGTTCCTGCGCGCCGTCGCCCAGCAGTGCTCGCTGGCGTTCGCCCGGGCCCGGCTGTTCGAGCGGGAGCGGACGGCGGCCGCGTCGCTCAGCCAGGGGCTGCTGCCGCGGCGGCTGCCGACGGTGGCCGGCGTCGACCTCGCGGCCCGGTCGCGGACGGACGTGGGCGAGCACTCCGTCGGCGGCGACTGGTACGACGCCCTGGTCATGCCCGACGGCGAGCTGGCCCTGGTGGTCGGCGACGTCATGGGCCACGGCGTCACCGCGGCCAGTGCGATGGGCCAGATGCGGGCGGCGCTGCGGGCGCTGGCGCTCACCGACCCCGACCCCGCGGCCGTGCTCGGCGGCCTCGACCGCCTGGTCGAACGCGACGACGCCGTCGAGATGGTCACCGTCGTGTACGCGCTGGTCGATCCCGTCCACGGGACCGTCCGCGTCGGCGACGCCGGGCACCTGCCGCTGATCCGCATCCCCGAGGTGGGCGCCGTCGAGCTCGTCGACGCCGGCGCCGGCACGACCCCGATCGGCGTCACCGAGCCGCGGTCGACCCAGTCCGTGCGGCTGTGGCCCGGCGACGTGCTGATCGCGTTCACCGACGGGCTGATCGAGAGCCGGCTGCGCTCGCTGGAGGAGGGCTTCGCCCAGCTGCTGCGCTGCCTCGAGGAACAGCGCGGGGCGCCGCTCGAGGAACTGCTCGACGCGGTCGTCCGGCGCATGCAGATCGACGGCGCCGCCGACGATCAGACGATTCTCGCGCTACGGTGGGCCGGGCGGTGA
- a CDS encoding RNA polymerase sigma factor, translating to MSSSSSSTKNARILELPSVQALVSQGRKSGSVTAEDVRVACGAANLAMKESRFVVEHLKSTGITVVVAAADSRSPRKRVAAATSTRPTAVATAAAKTSEPAARKGEGSVKTAVKKAKADAHDTAGTGLAEEPAAAAPKGRGRKKAVKTADAPAKEGGVGPDGEPDAGELAAEEAKIEDEGFILSEDDDTDEPEQQVAVAGATADPVKDYLKQIGKVPLLNAGEEVELAKRIEAGLFAEEKLANEGDTMPAKLRNELEWIAEDGRRAKNHLLEANLRLVVSLAKRYTGRGMLFLDLIQEGNLGLIRAVEKFDYTKGFKFSTYATWWIRQAITRAMADQARTIRIPVHMVEVINKLARVQRQMLQDLGREPTPEELATELDMTPEKVVEVQKYGREPISLHTPLGEDGDSEFGDLIEDSEAIVPAEAVSFTLLQEQLHAVLDTLSEREAGVVSMRFGLTDGQPKTLDEIGKVYGVTRERIRQIESKTMSKLRHPSRSQVLRDYLD from the coding sequence GTGTCGTCGAGCTCGTCCAGCACCAAGAACGCCCGGATCCTGGAGCTGCCGTCGGTCCAGGCGCTCGTCTCCCAGGGACGAAAGTCGGGCTCGGTCACCGCCGAGGACGTCCGGGTCGCGTGCGGTGCGGCCAACCTGGCGATGAAAGAGAGCCGGTTCGTTGTCGAGCATTTGAAGTCGACCGGTATTACGGTCGTGGTAGCGGCGGCGGACTCACGGAGTCCGCGCAAGCGTGTCGCCGCGGCAACGTCCACCCGTCCGACAGCGGTGGCGACCGCGGCAGCGAAGACGTCCGAGCCGGCGGCCAGGAAAGGCGAGGGATCTGTGAAAACGGCGGTGAAGAAGGCGAAAGCCGACGCCCACGACACGGCCGGTACCGGCCTTGCTGAGGAGCCCGCCGCGGCGGCGCCCAAGGGCCGTGGCCGCAAGAAGGCCGTCAAGACGGCCGACGCGCCGGCCAAGGAGGGCGGCGTCGGACCTGACGGCGAGCCCGACGCGGGCGAGCTGGCCGCCGAGGAAGCCAAGATCGAGGACGAGGGCTTCATCCTCTCCGAGGACGACGACACCGACGAGCCCGAGCAGCAGGTCGCCGTCGCCGGTGCCACCGCCGACCCGGTCAAGGACTACCTCAAGCAGATCGGCAAGGTCCCGCTGCTGAACGCCGGCGAGGAGGTCGAGCTCGCCAAGCGCATCGAAGCCGGCCTGTTCGCCGAGGAGAAGCTCGCCAACGAGGGCGACACCATGCCGGCGAAGCTCCGCAACGAGCTCGAGTGGATCGCCGAGGACGGCCGTCGCGCCAAGAACCACCTGCTCGAGGCCAACCTCCGCCTCGTCGTCTCGCTGGCCAAGCGCTACACCGGCCGCGGCATGCTGTTCCTGGACCTCATCCAGGAGGGCAACCTCGGCCTCATCCGCGCCGTCGAGAAGTTCGACTACACCAAGGGCTTCAAGTTCTCCACCTACGCCACCTGGTGGATCCGGCAGGCCATCACCCGCGCTATGGCCGACCAGGCCCGCACCATCCGCATCCCGGTGCACATGGTCGAGGTCATCAACAAGCTGGCCCGGGTGCAGCGGCAGATGCTGCAGGACCTCGGCCGCGAGCCCACCCCGGAGGAGCTGGCCACCGAGCTGGACATGACCCCCGAGAAGGTGGTCGAGGTCCAGAAGTACGGCCGCGAGCCCATCTCGCTGCACACCCCGCTCGGCGAGGACGGCGACAGCGAGTTCGGCGACCTCATCGAGGACTCCGAGGCCATCGTCCCGGCCGAGGCGGTCTCGTTCACGCTGCTGCAGGAGCAGCTGCACGCGGTCCTCGACACCTTGTCCGAGCGCGAAGCCGGCGTCGTGTCCATGCGCTTCGGTCTCACCGACGGCCAGCCGAAGACCCTCGACGAGATCGGCAAGGTCTACGGGGTCACCCGCGAGCGCATCCGCCAGATCGAGTCGAAGACCATGTCCAAGCTGCGCCACCCGTCCCGGTCCCAGGTCCTCCGCGACTACCTCGACTGA
- a CDS encoding dihydrofolate reductase family protein yields MGKVVVSEFVSLDGVIEDPGGAEGTDFGGWTFRFPAPEGQQFKLAELRAADVQLLGRVTYEGFAAAWPAMKDTTGEFGVTMNAMPKVVVSTTLTSPAWENTTVVSGDVAGAVAALTSRYDGDILVAGSATLVGTLRDLDLVDEYRLMVHPVLLGRGKRLFGEGPTPADLTLVESRSVGPDVLLLTYRPAGR; encoded by the coding sequence ATGGGCAAGGTAGTCGTCAGCGAGTTCGTGTCCCTCGACGGCGTCATCGAGGACCCCGGCGGTGCCGAGGGCACCGACTTCGGCGGGTGGACGTTCCGGTTCCCCGCCCCCGAGGGCCAGCAGTTCAAGCTCGCCGAGCTGCGGGCGGCCGACGTGCAGCTGCTCGGCCGCGTCACCTACGAAGGGTTCGCCGCCGCCTGGCCGGCGATGAAGGACACCACCGGTGAGTTCGGCGTCACGATGAACGCGATGCCCAAGGTCGTCGTCTCGACCACGCTCACGTCGCCCGCCTGGGAGAACACCACCGTGGTGAGCGGCGATGTGGCCGGCGCGGTGGCGGCGCTCACGTCCCGGTACGACGGCGACATCCTGGTCGCGGGCAGCGCCACCCTGGTCGGCACCCTGCGCGACCTCGACCTCGTCGACGAGTACCGGCTGATGGTGCACCCGGTGCTGCTCGGCCGCGGCAAGCGCCTGTTCGGCGAAGGCCCCACCCCGGCCGACCTCACCCTGGTCGAATCCCGCTCCGTCGGCCCAGACGTCCTCCTGCTCACCTACCGCCCCGCCGGCCGCTGA
- a CDS encoding arginase family protein yields MTRILVPYHLDEHRPGLEVPYEPDVTVVRELGEGDVWGRVAGMYGEVAEVVAAEVRAGEPPLVMSGDCMVSQAIVAGVQRAHGGPPSVVWFDGHGDVQTLETTTSGYLGGMPLRMLAGYRPELLADRLGLAPVPEDRIVLVDGRDLDPPERDYLAASDIRQVFTAELDADAVPDGPVYLHLDLDVIDGAELPGLLFPVDGGPSADEVGQAVRRVLDTGRVAAVGLGCTWHDGAAGRDNAARVRAALPFQRPT; encoded by the coding sequence ATGACGCGCATTCTGGTGCCGTATCACCTCGACGAGCATCGGCCGGGGCTCGAGGTGCCGTACGAGCCGGACGTGACGGTGGTGCGGGAGCTGGGTGAGGGCGACGTGTGGGGGCGGGTCGCCGGGATGTACGGGGAGGTCGCCGAGGTCGTGGCGGCCGAGGTCCGGGCCGGAGAGCCGCCGCTGGTGATGTCGGGCGACTGCATGGTCTCGCAGGCGATCGTGGCCGGCGTCCAGCGCGCGCACGGCGGCCCGCCGTCCGTCGTGTGGTTCGACGGGCACGGTGACGTGCAGACGCTGGAGACGACGACGTCGGGGTATCTGGGCGGGATGCCGCTGCGCATGCTGGCCGGCTACCGGCCGGAGCTGCTCGCCGACCGGCTCGGGCTGGCACCGGTGCCCGAGGACCGCATCGTCCTGGTCGACGGGCGCGACCTCGACCCGCCGGAGCGCGATTACCTGGCCGCGTCGGACATCCGGCAGGTCTTCACCGCCGAGCTCGACGCCGACGCGGTGCCGGACGGGCCCGTGTACCTGCACCTCGACCTCGACGTCATCGACGGGGCCGAGCTGCCGGGCCTGCTGTTCCCGGTCGACGGCGGCCCGTCCGCCGACGAGGTCGGGCAGGCCGTGCGCCGGGTGCTCGACACCGGCCGGGTCGCCGCGGTCGGCCTGGGCTGTACGTGGCACGACGGCGCGGCCGGGCGCGACAACGCCGCACGAGTGCGGGCGGCCCTGCCGTTCCAGCGCCCCACATAG